From the genome of Nicotiana tabacum cultivar K326 chromosome 17, ASM71507v2, whole genome shotgun sequence:
tcaacaaaagaaagaaaaagataagagTGAATACTCTACGTTCATTAACTTGGAGTTGAAAAAGTCAGTCCCCAACTTGATCAGTGGGAATTATGAAAGatgtttttttctgttttttcccGACTAATTCGCATAGCCAAAATTTGCTGTTCCATCACACCCTCCTGGGTATTTCTCTTTCTCCAAATATGGCAAAAATGCTGTGTTCTGGCTGTTAATCTTTTCTGATACGGCTAAAGGAATCCAAATCAAGTGCtgtaattttttgttgttgtatatttTCAATTAATTCTCCATCTCTAACTTTGATCCAATTTCTGAAGTCTTGCATGAGAACTTTTGAATAGATCGTTTCATCTTTTATCGATCGTCTATAAGTTTAATCTATAAGTTTTTTTCAACACTATATATCGAATACAaggttattatttttttaaaaactagaATTTAGTACTCAGAAGTTAACTTATATCCATCGatagtataaatattttttacacaATCAATGTATTTTAACTGATTAATACATTTTGAAAGGTACTATTAAATTAGAATTACTATGAACAGGGATGTTGTTATAGCTGATCTTAACTTGATATATAAACAAAATGTGCACTATCAGTCACAGAAGTTAAATTAAAATGTTAAGCATAAGTCAAATATGAGTTAGTTACTGTTAAGGACTGAAAAGGGACAACTGATTTGGgtcgaaacaaaaaaaaaagttgttctgagttgaaggaagtatattcgttTAGTTGAATCTTTGGTCTGTCTATCACTTCCATATTGGGTTGATTCCTTTTTAGACAAGAACACCACTAGTTAATATAGTAAAGTTTTAACCTTGCTGTCGTGGGGGTGAAACTATTGATATTCACTAAACACCCTTCTTCCTTTGCCTCCACGTTAGAGAATCCCTCCCACCAGATAAAAAGGGCAGGGGACAGCTCGgtgtactaagctcccgctatgcgtgaGGTTcgaggaagggccggaccacaaaggtctattgtatgcagccttaccctgcatttctgcaagagacttAACATGTGATCTCCTgatcacatggcaacaactttactagaaaaaaaagtgaaaaaaacaaaaaaaaggttgGCCATGATTAAGACATTCAGATAAAGATAAATATCTTATAAAACATGTCCAGTAAATTCCATTATATGTTTGAATCAAGTTTGGATTTAATGACCTACAATAACATTATGTGGGGATCTTGTAAGAGGTTAATGTTTAGGGAGCACCACTCGAAATACGGGTAGATGCTGGATGCACTATGATTCTGAATCACTTCATTTTAATACTCTTTCTCTTAATATTATGACACTGTTTTAATCTTCAAATGTCAAATGGTTAATAATAGAGGTACAGAGAAGACTTCCAATTAAGTAGAGTAATACACTAGAATTCTAACCCCTTATATTTTTATTGAGATTGTGGCCATTAAGTTGTCCTTTTGCGCACTTGAATTAATTCAATATCAAGATTCAAGACTATAATGAAAATATTTATTCACAAGAATGGGAAGCCAATTTGTTTGATTGATATCTTTCTGTTTTTGTACTGCCCTGTTTCCTTTAACAGTTGAAGAAGCAGAAGGAACGGAGATATCTGAAAATGCAAAAACCAGCAGATTTCAATCAAGTAACTTCATATTGTGGCTCCAAATATTTATCTTCACATTCTTTGCTCTAGCTGGCCAAGCAGTTGGAACTCTCTTGGGCAGAGTATACTATGAGCAAGGTGGCCAAAGTAGATGGATTGCTACATTGGTACAAACTGCTGGCTTCCCTATTCTTCTACCTATCATTTGCTATCCTTCAACCGAAAATCACAATGAACAACAACTTATCGTTCAGCAGCCTTCCATATTTGTTCGTGCGTCGGTTTATATCTTCCTTGGTTTATTTCAAGTAGCAAACTCTATGTTATATACTGTTGGGGTGCAGTACCTTCCTGCCTCTACTTATTCCCTAATTTCCGGTTCTCAATTGGCGTTTAATGCACTCACCTCATTCCTCCTCAACGGTCAAAAGATCACGCCAATAATATTGAACTCTGTCGTGCTTCTCTCTTTTTCATCCTCGGTCATTATTTTCCAAAACGAGGCGAGTGTCAGCGGAGAAATATCTCAGGCATCTCTCTTAATAGGTTTTGCAGCAACCACTATAGGGTCTCTTGGTTACGCGTTGCAGTTCTCTCTAACAGAACTTGCGTTTCAAAAGGTTTTCAAGAGTGGCACATTAAAAGTCGTCATGAAAATGTCGTTTTTTATCGGTCTTTTCGTAACACTCACTTCTACAGCTGGGCTTATTGCCAGTGGCAATTGGAAGGATTTGGGGAAGGAAATGGGAGAGTACAGATCAGGGAAATTGTCATATGTTATGAACTTGGTTTTTACGGCCATTTCTTGGCAGATGTATGCTGTTGGTTCAATTGGATTGGTTTTCAAGGCTTCTTCTTTGTTCTCTAATGTGATCATCAATTTAGGATCTTCAGTTGTGCCAATTTTCGCTATGGTATTCTTGAAAGATAGAATGACTGGATTGAAGGTGTTTTCGCTATTATTGGGATTATGGGGATATGCATCATATATCTATCAACACTATCTTGATGATTTAGAGGCAAAAGCAGGTGAAACTAAATCCTCAGTTGAGGATGATGATTTCGAGGCCTCCCTTATTCAAGGAACTTAAATCTCTGCCTCTAGCTTATTATTTAGGATGCTAGTTTAATCTTGTACATTTGAAGATCTCTATGTTAGTTCAATGTGTAATATTGCTAACAACTGTTGGAATTAGCTGTTTCTAAATAAATATTACTGTATGTATATTGTGTATTCTTTCTGATGAATGGAAAGGTACAGCTCTAAGCTATAATAGAGAAGATTTACTCACTAATTAACTGTTCATATATAACTTGTTCCCAGACAATGGTTGCACGTGCACTGCTGTTTGTATATTGAATTTGCTTCTGGCAATATATTAATGATCATATTCATCAAACAAAAGTATCAAAAGTCATATGCTTCATCTATTTTTTAATCTGTATATCAGTATATGTCTGTCGTCATGTCTATTGAAAGTATCAGACAAACGGAtgcttcatctttgtttttataCCATGTGAAAACTCAAAACTTCAAGAAAATTGCCATTAGTTTAAGGGTATGTGCTGTTTTACTTGTCTGGTTTGCTGATTTATGTATTGGATATGCCTCTGGCAATATTGATCTTCCTATTTATCAAAACAAAAGCATGATGATAAGGCAGATTACAAGATAGCTCAACAATTTGAGAAACCTATTCAAGTTCATAAAATATTAGGATCAGTCTCCAACAATTTAAGAAATGCCAATCATAAGTTCATAACCAAACGACaaatagaaaattgaaaaaaatgtcACTTGTAGGAGTTGTTTCTTCGTTATAATTGCCATTTCTTACGTAGTTGGAGGCTGATCCTAAATTCCTAGTATATTATGAGCTCGCTCGGATAAGTTTCTCAAATTCTTCAGCTATGTTTTTCTCCTTAGCATCTACTTTTAAATTatcttaaatataattttaatacttaggggtcgtttggcaCAAGGATGAGATTTTCCAGGATATCCCATTGGGCGGGATATTTCATGGGATTAGCTATCCCACTTTCTATATGGGATAACTAATCCCACTATTTTAGTATAAAAGTTATCCCACAATTAGCTaatatttcaaatcaaatatggaATAAAGTTAATCCCAAATTTTATTTCGGGATTATTATTTTAGCCCATTGATCAAACGACCCCTTCGAGTATCTTTTGAGGCGAGTTGATGGTggtcattttctttttctagatgatctaattaaagcatgaaaaataTCTAGTGCCGACAGTTTTTGGTGGAACCCCCTAAATAGAATGCATTGCTTGCTTTTGTAGATAGTAGTTAGTACATTGAGCAAATTTTAAGGTAGTAATAAATTCCAATAAATAATCTTATCAATTTGTTTGACAATCCTAAGCTTTGGAATTTTCTTCCCAGTTATTTGAAGCCCGATTAAGCtccaagaaataaaataagaaacaacATATACTTTATAACATCTTTAGTTAGAAAATTAAGTGCAAGTTGCTTTCCATGGAAGGATCAGCTCACCAAAATCTGCTGCATTTTACTAGTAAATTAATTCCtctactttttcttcttctttttcagtcATTTTCTAGTTTCCAAAAGTATCTTACTAtttcaaaatttatgatttaatcAACCAGGTGAGGAAGCAGAAGATATAGAGCCAATATGTGAAAACACAGACACATTTCCTGACTCAAGTTATAAGCTCAAATTATGGCTCCAAATATCCATCTTTATATTCTTGGTCCTCTCGGGCCAAATAGTTGTAACACTATTGGGTAAAGTTTACTACGACTACGGTGGTAAGAGCAAATGGATAGCTACACTTGTACCTTTTGCTGGTTTCCCTGTACTTGTCCCTCTCCTTTGCTTTTATTCCAACACAGATATTAATAAGAAAGAACCACAAGAAGTTAACAATATAGAGCAGCCTTCTTCTAGTTATAATTTGGTTTCTGCATTAGTTTGTGCCTTTCTTGGTTTACTTCTAGCAGCAAACAGCTTGCTATATTCGGTTGGTTTACAATACCTTCCAGCTTCTACTTATTCCTTAATTTCTTCTACTCAGTTAGCGTTCAACGCCATCTTTCTTTCCTCTTCAATGGGCAAAAAATTACACCACCTATACTTAATTCTGTCGTGCTTCTTACTTTATCCTCTGTGCTCATTATTTTCCAAAATGAGTCGTCAACTGACGAAAAAGAAATCTCTTTACCTGGATTTTTGATAGGTTTTTTGGCTACAATTGTTAGAGCTGCTGGCTTTGGTTTGCTTGGTTCTTTAACAGAATTAACATTTCAGAAAATATTAAAGAAGGGATCTTTTAAAGTTGTTATGCAAATGACAATTTGTCAATGCTTTATTGCAACACTTGTTGGTTTAACAGGGCTTTTTGCTAGTGGGGATTGGAGGAATTTGGAGAAAGAAATGGAAGAGTATAAATTAGGGAAAGTGTCATATGTTGTGTACTTGGGTTTAGGAACTATATTTTCTCAAGCACAAACTCTAGGTTCTATTGGATTGATTTTCAAGGTATCTTCCTTGTTCAGCAATGTGATTTTAATTCTAGGGTCTCCTCTTACTCAAATATCAGCTGTTGTACTTTTGCATGATAGTGTGAGCGGTTTGAAGTTAGTTTCGTTGGTTTTAGGCTTATGGGGTTTTGTATCATATCTGTATCAGCAGTACCTTGATGGTTGGTTGGCAAATGCTGCTGAAATTAGAACCTCTGATCATGATGTTGATGAAGTAGAGTCCCACTAATGAAGAAATTTTCTATggaatttttgtgtgttattagCTCAATGATGTTTCTTGAGATTTTGCCAAAATCAATGTGCTTTAACCTCATTCTTGGACAGATGATGTTACGAATTAGCTTCACTCTTAGTTCAGATCAATTCTTCGCTGCAATTGCTTCGATACGTTGTTTCGATAATATACAGCAGTTGTATCTTAATATTTACTAAATGTACTATTGTACTAATGCATTGTCGGCTTGAGGTTTAAAAACCATAATAAGAAAAGGTTTTCTggatcaaaatactaatttttgaCTTCTTTATACCCGTTCACTGGGTTTTAGTGTGGGCTTCTAGTGATTTACCTGTTTAGTTTATTATCTTTACTAAGCTtattttcactttatttttttaaaaaactataaATTAAGATCTTGGGAAAAAagtgaataaaattttgatgaaagCGCGCACTTTATTATTATAGTTTCTAAAATTTAAAGACAAATATGTTGTATAAGGCTTTCGGAAAGCCATTTGTTGCCTGCGCCCAGTCTAGGAAATTATACCCAATGACCTTGAAAATGTATAGTCTTGATTTTTTGATCCCTGCTTGTCTCATCGGcaaacttttaaggtaaaaaaattaaaaaatattgacAAGCGATGAATAACAATTGTTAAACTGAAGTGCCCATGGAATAAGGGTAAAATAACTAAGAGTGACACGAAAGTGTCCTATTTGTGCAAATCACCCCATTTGCTGCCTGAGCCCAGTCCGGAGTAGAGCTAGATTTGTAATACTTGGACCATGATTGGTCTTTTGTTATTCTCAAACTTCATGCCGCAGCCCACGTTTACCCCTAGTTATTATGACGGAAATCCCTTTTCGTTAGAGCTAAATCCACCATTATGGCACTGCTTCTCAAATGGAATCCATGATAATTTGGGCTAGACTCAACAACCTAAACTTGACCTTTGTTTAAAATTTTGATCCAGTtaagaaaaattgtaaaaaaacaGCCTCCAATCAGAATTTTGAAGCACGGCAGTTAGAATTTTCGAAAGCGAGAATTTTGAAGCACCAGGAATCCAGCCACAATGCTGGAGAATTTCCGTGATCCTTCAGGATTCTTGCTGAAAACTTTTCGTGAATCGTCAGGACTTTCTCACAACTTATAATTACCGGAGTCAACAAATCATCAATGGCACAAAAGTATATTATTGACCATaatttaaatattaaactacAATATCAATAATTTGAATTATGAGTGCTCTTTCTTTATCCGTTATCTTCACAAATTAATAACTATTTCAAAATAGTTCGAGATTGTGAGAAACAAAAGCACATAAATGTGGTTGATAAGACTCAAACTATGGATAGTTCATAAATTGATCAAACTATGGATCACTGTAATATTTCCGTGGAACATGTTTCCTCTAGTACTCTAATTTGTAAagatacatataaactatatataattgtttaccctcaaaatcggataacaattaaatttgtaagtgattttaaggatacgcggattaacttgacacaaagcgataaattaagttgcaattgaataaataatgactaaataaattcaaaccacacgaattggatAATTTCAGCCTTGAAGGAACAATCACCCTCGAGCCGGATTTACCACGATCGATATCAAGATACAGAAGAACAAGAGCTTAAAGACagagaaaataataatgtattgcttttgAGTGTGTGTTACAATATCCTTTATGAGTTATGAGACCCGCTTTATATAGCAAAAGAATCCTACTTTAGgcacaattctataaaaggtaaaaaatcttttgATTTACTGATTGCGGGTTCTTTATTGATACGTGTCGAGATCCCCGCTGTAACATCcggccggtcacggatatttcggtcttctgttggttATGCTGACAATGTTTCTTCGAAGTCGTTCGAGGCTAGGACCGATTCCGGGATCATGGCCTCTATATTCTCGAAGGCAGGCGTCCTGCCCGCAGGTTCCAGTCCGGTGGGATTACGGGTCGATTTTCGATTCTTTATTGTCATGCCTCGAGCTTGGCTTACCATGTCGGAGGCTAGGATGCACCACGAgttcgatttcgaccgtatacagatagtcctcttgTTTTTCGGAGAGTAGACGATGAGAAACGACATGAGATTCCGATCCTTACTTCGATACCCCGTGACATAAATGACAAAACAACCAAAACGTCTCGTCAAtcaagtcttaatggcatt
Proteins encoded in this window:
- the LOC107775283 gene encoding putative purine permease 10; translation: MEGAHEKLLHLTFEEAEGTEISENAKTSRFQSSNFILWLQIFIFTFFALAGQAVGTLLGRVYYEQGGQSRWIATLVQTAGFPILLPIICYPSTENHNEQQLIVQQPSIFVRASVYIFLGLFQVANSMLYTVGVQYLPASTYSLISGSQLAFNALTSFLLNGQKITPIILNSVVLLSFSSSVIIFQNEASVSGEISQASLLIGFAATTIGSLGYALQFSLTELAFQKVFKSGTLKVVMKMSFFIGLFVTLTSTAGLIASGNWKDLGKEMGEYRSGKLSYVMNLVFTAISWQMYAVGSIGLVFKASSLFSNVIINLGSSVVPIFAMVFLKDRMTGLKVFSLLLGLWGYASYIYQHYLDDLEAKAGETKSSVEDDDFEASLIQGT